The segment TCAAGCAGCCCAAGATCCAGAAGTGAATCTCCTGCTGCTATTACGTATTCCGCGTTGATGCGATTTTTTACATATTCCATGGCGCCGGCTTTAGTGATGCTTTCAGGCATGAAATAAAGCTTTCTTCCCTGAAGCGACAGCGACCAGCCGATTTCCCCGAACGTCTGAGTATAAAACTCGAGTTTTTCTTCCGGAAAACGTTCACGGTCCACAATCATATAGACAAACCAATCATCCGCTTCCCGTACATCAAGTACCCATTCCTCTGTGAAATGGCGCTCGATTTCAGGCAGCAATTCATGGATGATTGTATTCCGGCTGACACATTGCTGGCGGATATTATCCGACCATTCCCGAATTGGCAAGCCATTTTCAAGGATGACTGCGCCGTTCGAGACAATTGCAAAACGAGGGCGTCCATCCCTTTCAAAAATACCTGTTACACGCTCGTACTGTGCTTGAGTTCGTGTTGTCACTGGCAAAAAACAAATAGAAGAATCCAGATTCCATAATGCGGATTGGCTTTTTTCTGTCATATAAGACTGCGGTTTGCCTTCAATGCGCTCTACTTCCACCAATTCCTCTTCTGAAACTCCAGTGCCCATCGTTCTACGCGAATAAATTAATGTCTGATCCAAGTCACTGGCAAATAAAATCGTCATATTTCTTTCCCCGATCTGATCAGCCCGATTGCGCGGTAAAATAATTCCGGCACAAGTTCTACAGGCACGTTTTTTTCCTTCGCTAAAACAAGTAAATGCTGCACGTCCGGATGTTCCAAGTCATTTACAAGCACTTTCCATGGGCTGCGCCGAAGCAATACGCGGGTAGTTTCCCCAACCCCCGGTTTGATCAATGTATAGTCGCTTTCATTATACATCTTTCGACCTATTTCTTCCACTTCTTTCATGCCTTGCCACGTGCGTTCAACTGATACAGGAGTTGCCAAGGCTGCGTTTTCTACGTCTTTTACGGTACCCATAAAGCAGGCCGTGACTTGGTCGACAAAATCATTGGATAAATCTTCTTTAAGCAAATCGCCATAGAACTTTGCCCCGTGGAAATCATCTTTGCCGATAAATTGCCCGTTTAAAATGGTTCTGCTTATAAGTCCGGATACTGTGGCATTTAAGCAGGCGCTTGGAATCAGAAAATCTTCACGCGTCCCGAATAAAACCGCACACGCTCCCGGATCTGCAAGCACCGCCATATCATCATGCAAGTCCAGCCCGCTGCGGGCATTCAATCTGCCGACTGATTGAGTCAGCTCTTTTTGAATGGCACCTTTTCCAGTCCAGCCGTCGACGAATTGGATCCGGCTTGCAGGATGCAATTCACGAATGGCTTCAATGGCATTCTCATCGATTCCCTTTCCCCGCAGAATCGATACACTATAATGAGGCCAGTCAAAACCAAGCACTTGGGCTGCGTACCGGCGGATTAAAATGCCGATCGGGCTTCCGGCACGAGCCAAAGAAACAAGCACAATATCTTCAGTTTCGGCATTCAATGCGATTCGGCGCGTTAAAAGTCCGATTAAAAAACCCAGACGCTGTTTCGTTTTTGCGACCGTTTTGTGATACAGAGCTGTATATTCCACAGATGGACGATACTCCATTGGCAGTCGTTCTGAATAATGAGCGCCTGTCCGTACCGCTTTTTCACGTTCTTCCAATGTACTTTCCGCAAATTCTTCTGTCACATCTTTCAACAAAAATATGATGTCTTCTTCTGGATAGCTTGTTTTCACCAATCCGGTTGCAATCATTAGGCTCAATCTCTCCTTTTTGCTGTCGTTAATGATATCCATTCAACAGATGCCTTTTCCTCAAGATAAGCAAGCAGCGGCTGCCAGGCAGATTCATCCACTACAGATTCAGCAATCAGGTAGATTTTGTTTATATCCAGTTCCTTCAAATTGTACAGGAATTGGTCGACTCCTTCTGAATCAGGCAAGAGGAATTTCACTTTTTCTTTTATGGGGTAATCTTCGTTAGTCGAGGCAAAAATCGGGCTTCTTGTAGTGGTTTGCACCAGCGCATTGCTGCTCAAAGCATAGGCAAAGCGAATCGGCAGATACATATTTTCCCCAATGCCGATGATCAGCGGCTTTTCACCATCCTTGGCTCCTCCGACTGCTTGAACCATCTGCTCGGCCCATCGGCTGACTTCCGCATGTTCACTGCTTGTCAGACCAAATCTCCCTGTCAAAGAAAGATAATCTTGACCGGTTGCTGATTTATGCGAAAGCTGCTGCGCTTTTGCTAGTTCCTGCAGTGATGAAACCCCATGGCTGCCTGTTAAATGCTCTATTGCGGCTTCATTCGGCGACTCGCTATGATGCAGGTTAAACTGCCCTTTCACCAAAGCCAGAACATCCACTTGAATTTTTCGGCTTTCTGCCAGTTCTCTGAACTTTTCCTGCTGCTCTTCGCTTCGCCAGTCCAAAATCGATAATGCTTTATATTTCTTGCCAGGAAACTGGTCATCCAGTGCCTTGATCAAATTCACAAAAGTATTGCCGGTCGAAATTTCGTCGTCAATCAGCACAATGGTTTCCGCTTCTTCAAACATTCCTTTCGGAGCATATACGATATGGGAAGTCGCGTGGGAATGTTCTTCTTCGAAGACAAAAGAAGGGGTCAACCCACTGATGTTTTCACGGGTTGTATGAATATATGCCGCATCTTCAAAATGCTGGAATACTGCATGGCCGAGTCCTGTAGCTGTTTCCGCCATTCCAATAAAAATTGTTTTTTTAGGCAATGCTGTTTTATAAGCAAAAGCTTCCTTGATGTTTTCCGGATCTGCTTCTCCAGTTTTTATAAGTTGAACCAATTCTTCCGCATGAGAAAGAAAGTCGATTTCGGCATCTTCCATCAATAAATAAGCCAGTAAAGTACCTGTACCAAGCGCAATGGCTGGACTGACGGCTAAATGTTTAGCAATCAAGGGGCTGACAAATAAAAACTGGCGCTTTTTGTTCACGCGGAGGGCCATAGAGAAAAGGGATTCCACTGGAAGCCCTTTATATGTGTAATCAACAGCAATCGAGAGATCCAGCTGCTGCCAAAGTTTATAGTTGATTTGATAATTGGGTTGATCCAATATAGTTGAGGACATCGATCGGTTTGTAGTTTTCATTTAGCACCCCGTATACTTCCGCCTGGGCTAGTACTTTCTTTGCCCAGCTTAAATGCGGTTTTACTTCATTCATTTTGTTGCGCTTCGGACTTTGCAGAACGCCATTGCGCTTAAAGCTTTCCGACACGATCAGCGATGCATCCTCAAAAGACTCATGGGAAACGATGTAACCTGCATTGACGATCTGGATTTGGGAAGGATGGATGCATGTTTTCCCTTTAAAGCCGTTTAAGGCATCCAACTGCACTTCCTGCCATAATACTTGTTCCGGTTTCGACGGAAGCAAGTTTCCTTGCCCCGAAGTAAAATGTTCATATACCGGTCCTGAGACGATAAAGCCGTCTTCTGCTCTGCCAAATCGATTCAGAATGGCAGTTAATCCATCCCGGATGACGTGGACATCGTAGATAGTCCGCTCCGCAGGACGGCGCAATCCGTAAAGACTAGAAAAATCAGTAGCTCCAACCCGGACAGTCAACACCCGATCCACTTCGGCCAGCAGAATCTGATGAATTTCCTGAAGTGTCTGATCACGCAGTTCTGAATACAACACTTCTCTGGTTTCAAGCAAAGGCAAGGCAAAAAGCTTTCGGCCTGCGGCTTCGCTTGCGCGGTCCAATGCTGCAAAAAAAGAAGGAAGATTTTCAGGTCTGCTTTTCGGAAAGACAATTCCAGTTAAGACACCTAAAGCGGCACCGGCAGCTGCAATCAGTTTATCAAGCTGGGCAGCATTTCGGATACGCAAAAAAAGCGCCGGTCCGGCTTCCGGCTGAAAGGTCCTTGCCCTTTCCAACAATTTTAGCTCTTTTATAACATTAGCTTCCGCCTGTGGCAGTTCCGAATCGGCCACTGCATCTTCCAGACAGATGATCAGTGTGGCCAATCCCGAAAAAGCGCCGCGTCTGTATTGCCCAGATAGAATCTTGTTTCCAAAATCAGGTCTGGAACCCGGGGTGTAAAGGGCAGCACCCAGTGCCAACCCTAAAGTTTCCCGTTCCGTATCACGATTGAATTCTGCCGGGGAATATTTAAAAAAAGTATTTAGCTCAGAATCAGTTAATACGTCAAAATGTCTCATTATTGTTCCTCCCGGCACCGCTAAAAGCAAGTCCCAAAAAATTAATATTTACTTAAGTAAATAAAGGCTAAAAAAGCAAGGAGGTGTGCTCCTTGCTTTTTCTCTTACAATTAGCCTTCTAATCCAAAGTCACGAACAAGTGCGCCTAGCCCACCTTGATAACCACTGCCAATAGCATTAAATTTCCATTCATTGTTGTGGCGGTACAGCTCTCCTACCACAATCGCTGTTTCAATTGAGAAGTCTTCTCCTAAATCGTAACGGATCAATTCCTCATTGCTGTCGCCATTTACGATGCGTACATAAGAATTGCTTACTTGGCCGAAGTTTTGGCCGCGTGTTTCTGCGTCATGGATCGTAATGGCAAATGTCACGCGCTCGATTGAAGAAGGGACTGATGACAAGTTCACTTTTACTTGCTCGTCGTCTCCTTCGCCTTCGCCGGTTTTATTATCGCCTGTATGTTCAACGGCACCAGCAGCACCTACTGTATTGTTGTAGAAGACAAAGTCAGCTTCAGACGATGCTTTGCCGCTTGAATTTAATAAGAATACGGATGAGTCAAGGTCAAAATCTTGCCCTCCATCGTACTTATTCGTATCCCATCCAAGACCTACGATTACATTGGTTAATCCCGGGTTTGATTTTGTTAAGTCTACTTTTTGTCCTTTAGATAAATTGATTGCCATTCTTCTACCACTCCTTATGCGTATTTGTTTGCAATTGAACCAATATCAGGATCAATAGTACCTTCACCGACAGCTGAGAATTTCCATTCGGTTCCTTGGCGGTAAAGTTCACCAAGAATCAACGACATTTTGCCAGCATAGTTGTCAGTTAGGTTATAATGAATCAGTTCTTCTTTGGATTGGTTGTCGACCAAACGGATGAAAGCATTTTGGATCATGCCGAAATCCTGCTTCTTTTGTTTTGCATTATAAATATTCACAACAAACACCAGGCGGTGAACTGATGGAGAGATACTCTTCAAATTGATTTGAATCGTTTCATCGTCTCCTTCTCCAGCACCGGTCAAGTTATCTCCAGAGTGGACAACACTGCCATCTTTGCTTTTTTTGTTGCCGAAGTAAATTAGGTTTTCTTTCCCTTTTAACTTGCCGTTTTCATCAAGCAGGATGACCGATGCGTCACAGTCAACATCAGCTCCACCGCCGCCGCCTCCAAGCAGGCCGCCTAAAAATCCGCCGCTTTTTTTAGGGGCAATCGGATCCCAGCCGAGGCCGACCATTAAGCTTGAAAGCGATGAACGTCCTTTAGTTAAATCGATTTTCTGACCTTTTACAAGATTGATAGCCATTCTTCGCACTCTCCATTCATCGATATGTACTTAGTTTTAATAGTATTTGTAAATCCGGAAAATTTCAATCATTAAGGGTTACAGCCAGCAGCCTTGAAATGAAACCATGCTGCCTCTTCTAGCGTCCCATCATGATAAGGAAACGTTTAACCATGGAAATGTTGAAAAAATCCTGATATAAATATATACGATTAATATTTCAATAAGTTTCGTTTGTCACAGAAGTTACACTTCTTTATTCATTAGCTCGCTGTTCCAGCATATTTCAGTGCGAAGCAGGGTAAACAAAACCAAATGACCTTTTTTAACTGCGCGGCAAAAAACAGTAAGAGGTGAAGTAAAGATGAAGCTGATTTCAATTGTTGTACCAGCTTACAACGAAGAAGCAAATATTTTATCTATGTATGAAAAGTTGGTCCAGGAATTTCACCCGCTTCCATACGAGTATGAAATCATGTTTATCAATGACGGCAGCAGTGACGGCACCCTGCAGGAAATTCTGAAGCTCGCCAAAACTCATGCCGACGTTAAATATATTTCCCTGACCCGAAATTTCGGCAAAGAATCCGCTATCCTGGCAGGACTCCACCGCATCAAAGGAGATGCGGCTATTTTAATGGACAGCGATTTGCAGCATCCTCCTGAATTGATCGGCCAGCTGATTGACGGATTTGAAGAAGGCTTCCATCAAGTGGTGGCTAAACGGTCCCGGACAGGGGATTCGAAGCTGCGAAGCTTTTTATCTTCCTTATACTATAAGTTTGTGAATTCCGTTACGGATGTAGACTTTGTAGATGGTGAAGGTGATTTCAGGTTACTCAGCCGAAAAGCCATCAATTCCATTTTGCTTCTAAGCGAAAGCAACCGCTTTTCAAAAGGCCTGTATTCCTGGATTGGTTTAAGCAAAAAGATTATTAGCTATGAAAACGTTCAGCGTGTTGCCGGAACATCCAAATGGTCTTTCTGGAGTCTCGTCAATTACGGGATTGACGGCATTATTTCTTTTAACTTAAAGCCGCTGCGAGTTTGTTTTTATACGGGGTTTCTCGTCTTACTCCTCTCACTTATCTACATCGGTGTGACCTTTTATGAAATACTAAAAGAAGGTGTAGGTGCTCCGGGTTATTTCACCACCATCACCGCTATTTTATTTTTAGGAGGAATTCAATTGATCAGCTTGGGAGTCATCGGAGAATACATAGGGCGGATTTATAATGAAACCAAAAGACGTCCTAACTTTTTAATCGATATTAGCAATGCGGATGATTATGATGAGTCTTAACGCCTTAAACACAGAGTTTACCCGCTTTATCTTTGTCGGTGTCATTAACACAGCCACTTACTATTCCATTTACCTGGTCTTACACAATATTTTCTCGCTGCCTTATTTGCTTGCACATATTGTCGGCTTTATCATTTCTTTGAATATCTCGTTTTTCTTGAACTGTTACGTTACGTACAGGACTAAACCAACGCTGAAAAAGTATTTGTATTTCCCTTTGACCCAAGTGGTCAATATGTCTGTTTCCACTGCATTGATTTTTATTTTCGTGGAATATTTGCATTTAAACAGCAATATCGCTCCGTTTGCGGCGGTTTTGTTTACCATTCCAATTACCTTTGTTATCTCCAGCAAAATTTTAAAAGGCTCGGTCAGAACGGCTGAAGCTAAAAGACGGTGAATTTATGAGCAGGAAATCTTCTAATATCATATTGTTTCTTTCTTGTTTTATGCTAGCTGCTGCAGCCCATTTGGTTTTTCTCTATCAGTGGACCCGCCGGCATTATATGGTCGGAATCGACGACGGCAGCTCGCAGATGCTGCCGTTTAAACATTTGCTTTACGAACAGTACACAAGCGGAGAATTTTTCTATTCGTTCGATTTCGGGCTTGGGGCAGGGACTTTCAGTGAGCTTTCGTATTATTTTTCCACTTCAATTGTGTTTTTGATCAGTGTAATTATTGTTTTTATTTTAGAATCACTGAATGCCATCCCATCCACTGATGTGCTGTTTTGGGCAAATGCTGCTGTTTTCATCAGTGTAGTCCGTTTAAGCTTTGTCTTATTCATTACTTCCCACTTGTTTATGTACATGAAGATTTCCCGGCTTTCTGCTTTTCTCGGAGCCAGCATCTATGGGATATCCGGAATGTATTTTCGCCATACCGTTTATTGGGAATTTTTTGCGGATGCTTTTCTTTGGCTGCCGCTCCTAATTTTCGGGATTGAGAAAATCATGCGGGAACAAAAACCCGGCTGGTTTCTTTTTGCGGTATCAATTTCTTTAATCGATAATTTCTATTTTTCTTATATCAATTTTCTTTTAGCAGGAATATACATACTAGTTCGTTTAGTTATCCGGTTGTCCCCTCAGGAAACCGGCTGGTTAAAAGCCATTGCCACTTTTTTGATTACTGGAATTATCGGTTTCGGCATTAGCGCCGTGTCATTTGTTCCGGCGGTTTATGCGTTTTTAAATAATCATCGCCCTGCTTTTGAACAGGAAATACCTTGGATTGATTTATCCGATAATATCCTATTTACAAGCCGGTTCATTGTGCTCCCAGCCATTTTTGTGTTATTTCTTTTTTCAGTTCCCCTATACCGCCACAAAGCTTTCCAGCTGTTTGCAGCATTGGGGATCATCGGAATCATGCTTCATTACAGCCCCATAGCTGGCAGCATCTTTAACGGCTTTTCAGCTCCCCAGTACCGCTGGGAATACTTCTTGTCATTGGTTGCCGGGGGAGCAGTGGCTGTCGGTATGGACCATCTTCAAAAACTGGCATGGCGCCAATTTGCAGTTGCAGGAGCTTTGACCGCTGCAATTTATCTGATTGCAGCAATGATGGACAAGACTTTCGAATTGAAGTCGCTGTCCACTCTGTTCATTATCAGCAGTTTGCTGATTACCTGGTTGCTTGTACTGGCTGTTCTGCAGTTCAAGCAGCCCCACCTTAAATTGCTGCTTACCGGTTTTTTAATCTTTTCACTTCTTATTTTTGCAAACTTTTATCAAGTTGAAAAACTCCTTAAAATTGGACAGATTGAGCATGTGAACGAAGAATTGCTGACTAGCGCTGGATATAATGACCCTGAAGTCCAGGGTCTTATCGAGGAAATTCATAAACTGGAAGACGGTGTCACCTACCGCATCGACTGGATGGAAGACGTCCGGAATAACACCCCGATTGTACAGGACTTTCGCGGTCTAAGTGCATATTCCAGCATCTTGAATAAAAATCTGCTGTATTTTTATTTATACGACTTGGAAATCGATATGGGACGCGAGAGCGTCAGCCGTTACGCGACTCTTGGCAACCGCACCAATCTCCATGGGTTGCTGCAAGGCAAATACTCGATAAAAGAAAAAGGAGATTCGAACGTTCCGTTTGGTTTTACAGAAATTTTGTCTTCTGAAAACTACATTGTTTATGAAAATCAAAACACTTTGCCTTTTGCACGTGCTGCTTCAACTGTATACCACGAACAGCAATTGTCCGATGAGCCCGCTATTGTCCGGGAACATGCTATGCTTACCGGAATAGTGCTTGATGGCAGTGAGGCTGCCCATCCCCTTCCTTCTGTTGAAGAACAGACCAGTGCCTTCAAAGTTCAAGAAGCAGATGCTACCTACGAGGATGGTTTATTGACAATATACGGAGAAAGCGGCGGCATTGACCTTGTTCGTCAAGATTCTTCTTTTACTGAAGGTGATTTATACGTATCGTTCCATTTGAAGCATATTGAACCGGATGAAGGCTTCCCTTTAGCTGTTAATGATTATCACACGACACGAAAATCAAACTCTTCAATTTATAGAACTTTTGTTGACGATATTACCATACGGATTCCTGCAGAAGACATAGTGAAAATTCGCATGCCAAAAGGAAAATATCATCTTACAGAACTTCAAGTCTTTGAGGAGCCTTATCAAGTTCTCCAAGAACAAAGCGGAGGAAATACCGGATTGAAAAAGTTGGATATCGACGGAAGCCAAGTACAGTTGGAATATAATAACACAGAAAAAGACGATTACTTGACCGTGAATATCCCATTTGAACGCGGGTGGGAAGCTTCTGTGAATGGCGAAGAAGTGGATGTGCTGAAAGCCAATTATGCTTTTGCTGCTGTTCCACTGGCAGAAGGCAGCAATGAAATAAAGTTTACATACCGTCCCCCATTTTTTAAGACTTCTCTGATTATGAGTGTTTTATCGCTGATTATAGGCTGCCTATTTGTTTACCGTAAAAAGCATTAAAGAGACATTTGGATGGCATCTCCAAAAGACTCCTACAAAAGTTCTCCTTTGTTTGAATTGCGTTTATTTTCAGTTTAAAAAGTGTAATGAGAGAATAACACTAAATTCAGACGGGGAGATGAAAGTGATGAAGCGATGGCTTGTGCTTGTATTGGCAATTTTTTTACTTCTATTACTTGCTGCTTGCGGCAATGCCGAAGATCCACCTACAGAAACCGACGGTGCTACGGAAGTTGAAGATGAAAATGTAAATGAAGGCGGAGAAGATCCCCCAAATGGTGAAGAAGCGGAAGACAACTCGGATGAAGGCTCAAGCGAAGATCTTATGTTCGTCACTGTGGAAATGATGGACAGCGATGGCAATGCTGCAGGAACTGCAGAATTGAGTACAGAAAGCAGCGGCGTTGGAGTAACCCTTAACTTGGAAGGACTTGAAACCGGTCCACATTCTGTGGAATTCCGGGATGCCGGCAAATGTGAAGCTCCGGATTTTGAAACTACAGGAGAACCTTTCGGCGGCGATATACCAGATATTGAAGCCGGAGATGACGGTACCGTTGCCGAAGAATTTGTAGTGGAAGGCGTTACGCTGAAAACAGGAGAAGAGAATTCTTTGCTGAAAGAAGGCGGGGCTTCCCTTTTTATCCAAGGAACTGACAATAGTGAGTCGGTGGCGTGCGGCGTTATCACCGCGCAGCAATAACAGCTGCAAAAGCATTGGCCGAAGCCGGTGAAGGCAAGTCTTTGCGATAAAGCTAGCGCAGCGATGCAAGTGCAATGCAGGAGCAAAGGCATTGGCCGACGCCTGCGAGGCAAAGTCTTTGCGACGAAGCTAGCGCAGCGGCGGTTTTTTCTGCACCGAAGCTAGCGCAGCGATGCAGGTGCAATGCAGGTGCATGGTTTTCAGGAACGAGGAGACTGAAGCCGAGCCCACGGAAAGCGAAGTGGCCGGACCGGTTGGGACCATACCTCCCTATTCATCTATATTAGACTTTGTCTATAGTCTGAAGCGGGCAAATGCCCGCTTTTTTTTATTCATTTTTGGCTTCCACCTTCTCCTTTCCTTTTTCCAAGTTTAGTCACGGCTTTACCGGGAATAAAACCTTTAGACGCTTATTTACAAGGAGGACGATATAATGTCAAATGAAGACAAATTTGAAAAGATTGATGAGCAAGTAGAACCCCAGGAGCAGCCGGAACAGCCGGGCCACGAGTCTGAAATGGCTCCTGAACCGATTTATGACGATAAGGACTATAAAGGTTCCGGCAAGCTGGAAGGAAAAGTGGCATTGATTACCGGCGGCGACAGTGGAATCGGACGGGCAGTGGCAGTGGCCTACGCTAAAGAAGGTGCCAATGTGGCAATTGCTTATCTTGATGAACACGAAGACGCCGAGGAAACAATCAAAGCAGTGGAATCCTATGGAGTGAAAGGTTTTAAATCCGCTGTTGACATCAGCGATGTAGAAAAGTGCAATCAATTAGTCGTCGATGTAATTTCAGAATTTGGCCAGCTGAATATACTGGTAAACAATGCAGGAAAGCAATTCCCGCAAGATAACTTTCTGGATATTACTCCCGACCAATTGATGGAGACATTCACAACGAATATTTTTAGCATGTTCTATTTATCTCAAGCAGCTGTCCCTCATATGCAAAAAGGTGATTCCATCATCAATACTTCTTCTGTGACAGCGTATAGAGGTTCTTCATCCCTTATTGATTATTCGTCGACTAAAGGTGCCATTACGTCATTCACCCGTTCGCTTTCACAGAGTTTGATCGAGAAAGGCATCCGGGTCAATTCAGTTGCTCCAGGGCCAATTTGGACGCCATTGATCCCTTCTAC is part of the Planococcus shenhongbingii genome and harbors:
- a CDS encoding cysteine protease StiP family protein; protein product: MIATGLVKTSYPEEDIIFLLKDVTEEFAESTLEEREKAVRTGAHYSERLPMEYRPSVEYTALYHKTVAKTKQRLGFLIGLLTRRIALNAETEDIVLVSLARAGSPIGILIRRYAAQVLGFDWPHYSVSILRGKGIDENAIEAIRELHPASRIQFVDGWTGKGAIQKELTQSVGRLNARSGLDLHDDMAVLADPGACAVLFGTREDFLIPSACLNATVSGLISRTILNGQFIGKDDFHGAKFYGDLLKEDLSNDFVDQVTACFMGTVKDVENAALATPVSVERTWQGMKEVEEIGRKMYNESDYTLIKPGVGETTRVLLRRSPWKVLVNDLEHPDVQHLLVLAKEKNVPVELVPELFYRAIGLIRSGKEI
- a CDS encoding phosphoribosyltransferase domain-containing protein gives rise to the protein MKTTNRSMSSTILDQPNYQINYKLWQQLDLSIAVDYTYKGLPVESLFSMALRVNKKRQFLFVSPLIAKHLAVSPAIALGTGTLLAYLLMEDAEIDFLSHAEELVQLIKTGEADPENIKEAFAYKTALPKKTIFIGMAETATGLGHAVFQHFEDAAYIHTTRENISGLTPSFVFEEEHSHATSHIVYAPKGMFEEAETIVLIDDEISTGNTFVNLIKALDDQFPGKKYKALSILDWRSEEQQEKFRELAESRKIQVDVLALVKGQFNLHHSESPNEAAIEHLTGSHGVSSLQELAKAQQLSHKSATGQDYLSLTGRFGLTSSEHAEVSRWAEQMVQAVGGAKDGEKPLIIGIGENMYLPIRFAYALSSNALVQTTTRSPIFASTNEDYPIKEKVKFLLPDSEGVDQFLYNLKELDINKIYLIAESVVDESAWQPLLAYLEEKASVEWISLTTAKRRD
- a CDS encoding HpcH/HpaI aldolase/citrate lyase family protein, whose protein sequence is MRHFDVLTDSELNTFFKYSPAEFNRDTERETLGLALGAALYTPGSRPDFGNKILSGQYRRGAFSGLATLIICLEDAVADSELPQAEANVIKELKLLERARTFQPEAGPALFLRIRNAAQLDKLIAAAGAALGVLTGIVFPKSRPENLPSFFAALDRASEAAGRKLFALPLLETREVLYSELRDQTLQEIHQILLAEVDRVLTVRVGATDFSSLYGLRRPAERTIYDVHVIRDGLTAILNRFGRAEDGFIVSGPVYEHFTSGQGNLLPSKPEQVLWQEVQLDALNGFKGKTCIHPSQIQIVNAGYIVSHESFEDASLIVSESFKRNGVLQSPKRNKMNEVKPHLSWAKKVLAQAEVYGVLNENYKPIDVLNYIGSTQLSNQL
- a CDS encoding TerD family protein, with amino-acid sequence MAINLSKGQKVDLTKSNPGLTNVIVGLGWDTNKYDGGQDFDLDSSVFLLNSSGKASSEADFVFYNNTVGAAGAVEHTGDNKTGEGEGDDEQVKVNLSSVPSSIERVTFAITIHDAETRGQNFGQVSNSYVRIVNGDSNEELIRYDLGEDFSIETAIVVGELYRHNNEWKFNAIGSGYQGGLGALVRDFGLEG
- a CDS encoding TerD family protein, giving the protein MAINLVKGQKIDLTKGRSSLSSLMVGLGWDPIAPKKSGGFLGGLLGGGGGGADVDCDASVILLDENGKLKGKENLIYFGNKKSKDGSVVHSGDNLTGAGEGDDETIQINLKSISPSVHRLVFVVNIYNAKQKKQDFGMIQNAFIRLVDNQSKEELIHYNLTDNYAGKMSLILGELYRQGTEWKFSAVGEGTIDPDIGSIANKYA
- a CDS encoding glycosyltransferase family 2 protein, whose translation is MKLISIVVPAYNEEANILSMYEKLVQEFHPLPYEYEIMFINDGSSDGTLQEILKLAKTHADVKYISLTRNFGKESAILAGLHRIKGDAAILMDSDLQHPPELIGQLIDGFEEGFHQVVAKRSRTGDSKLRSFLSSLYYKFVNSVTDVDFVDGEGDFRLLSRKAINSILLLSESNRFSKGLYSWIGLSKKIISYENVQRVAGTSKWSFWSLVNYGIDGIISFNLKPLRVCFYTGFLVLLLSLIYIGVTFYEILKEGVGAPGYFTTITAILFLGGIQLISLGVIGEYIGRIYNETKRRPNFLIDISNADDYDES
- a CDS encoding GtrA family protein, whose product is MSLNALNTEFTRFIFVGVINTATYYSIYLVLHNIFSLPYLLAHIVGFIISLNISFFLNCYVTYRTKPTLKKYLYFPLTQVVNMSVSTALIFIFVEYLHLNSNIAPFAAVLFTIPITFVISSKILKGSVRTAEAKRR
- a CDS encoding YfhO family protein; translated protein: MSRKSSNIILFLSCFMLAAAAHLVFLYQWTRRHYMVGIDDGSSQMLPFKHLLYEQYTSGEFFYSFDFGLGAGTFSELSYYFSTSIVFLISVIIVFILESLNAIPSTDVLFWANAAVFISVVRLSFVLFITSHLFMYMKISRLSAFLGASIYGISGMYFRHTVYWEFFADAFLWLPLLIFGIEKIMREQKPGWFLFAVSISLIDNFYFSYINFLLAGIYILVRLVIRLSPQETGWLKAIATFLITGIIGFGISAVSFVPAVYAFLNNHRPAFEQEIPWIDLSDNILFTSRFIVLPAIFVLFLFSVPLYRHKAFQLFAALGIIGIMLHYSPIAGSIFNGFSAPQYRWEYFLSLVAGGAVAVGMDHLQKLAWRQFAVAGALTAAIYLIAAMMDKTFELKSLSTLFIISSLLITWLLVLAVLQFKQPHLKLLLTGFLIFSLLIFANFYQVEKLLKIGQIEHVNEELLTSAGYNDPEVQGLIEEIHKLEDGVTYRIDWMEDVRNNTPIVQDFRGLSAYSSILNKNLLYFYLYDLEIDMGRESVSRYATLGNRTNLHGLLQGKYSIKEKGDSNVPFGFTEILSSENYIVYENQNTLPFARAASTVYHEQQLSDEPAIVREHAMLTGIVLDGSEAAHPLPSVEEQTSAFKVQEADATYEDGLLTIYGESGGIDLVRQDSSFTEGDLYVSFHLKHIEPDEGFPLAVNDYHTTRKSNSSIYRTFVDDITIRIPAEDIVKIRMPKGKYHLTELQVFEEPYQVLQEQSGGNTGLKKLDIDGSQVQLEYNNTEKDDYLTVNIPFERGWEASVNGEEVDVLKANYAFAAVPLAEGSNEIKFTYRPPFFKTSLIMSVLSLIIGCLFVYRKKH
- a CDS encoding superoxide dismutase family protein, which produces MKRWLVLVLAIFLLLLLAACGNAEDPPTETDGATEVEDENVNEGGEDPPNGEEAEDNSDEGSSEDLMFVTVEMMDSDGNAAGTAELSTESSGVGVTLNLEGLETGPHSVEFRDAGKCEAPDFETTGEPFGGDIPDIEAGDDGTVAEEFVVEGVTLKTGEENSLLKEGGASLFIQGTDNSESVACGVITAQQ
- a CDS encoding SDR family oxidoreductase translates to MSNEDKFEKIDEQVEPQEQPEQPGHESEMAPEPIYDDKDYKGSGKLEGKVALITGGDSGIGRAVAVAYAKEGANVAIAYLDEHEDAEETIKAVESYGVKGFKSAVDISDVEKCNQLVVDVISEFGQLNILVNNAGKQFPQDNFLDITPDQLMETFTTNIFSMFYLSQAAVPHMQKGDSIINTSSVTAYRGSSSLIDYSSTKGAITSFTRSLSQSLIEKGIRVNSVAPGPIWTPLIPSTFDAEKVGKHGGDTPMERRGQPSEVAPAYVYFASKDSTYVTGQAIHVNGGDFITS